One part of the Aspergillus luchuensis IFO 4308 DNA, chromosome 5, nearly complete sequence genome encodes these proteins:
- a CDS encoding CENP-N/CHL4 family protein (COG:S;~EggNog:ENOG410PGEK;~InterPro:IPR007902;~PFAM:PF05238;~go_process: GO:0007059 - chromosome segregation [Evidence IEA];~go_process: GO:0051382 - kinetochore assembly [Evidence IEA]), with the protein MARLKSVRAPTTASLPSNLRIPSSTPSLVKAFGKLTRQALLDLAFQWLEDRNLQAFPPYLQEDDYEKGEEDEGLNPYPAERTVNDVRNAYQELQLRKGGKREVIDRILEGDWRHGITLRQLAMVDLRYIDDHSSSLRWTALELSRIESQQQQQQQQQQQQQQQQQQQQQQQQQSYPSDLSACLPRVHASTFLSKLQQQISPLVKAHYYLSRSTSLPLTFLRIFVTNSPYQHPRQAAELLTDSSRVIYIAFPDSCPYLYTSIASTPGSSKSSSASATPTAIATDPRSLQRLVRDALPKALSLPHQRYTLKPTSLTAKSLQALLSLRGPGRANQSTGAFSIFADAALEGSPLDPRPSNTVTPEEHMNHPSHHKENQQPDDADTSTSKPPKRPNTEYEDPHVSKKRTLTVQSRFGTSASLSSAPLDRLDVRLLDPPNPKSTSTSTSSAPTLSLTFTGADVISGFRKLAENGIINAEKMPSWMTGEEAVSVAVVRRGRRVVKDSG; encoded by the coding sequence ATGGCCCGCCTAAAGTCTGTCCGCGCGCCTACAACCGCCAGTCTACCCAGCAACCTCcgcatcccctcctccacgccGTCCCTAGTCAAAGCCTTTGGCAAGCTCACCCGACAAGCACTGCTGGATCTTGCGTTCCAATGGCTCGAAGATCGCAACCTCCAGGCATTCCCACCATATCTCCAAGAAGATGATTACgagaaaggggaggaggacgagggaCTGAATCCCTATCCTGCGGAGCGCACCGTCAACGATGTCCGAAACGCATACCAGGAGTTGCAGCTGCGAAAAGGCGGCAAACGCGAAGTAATTGATCGCATCCTCGAAGGCGACTGGAGACATGGGATTACCCTGCGACAACTAGCCATGGTTGACCTTCGCTACATCGACGACCACTCCTCCAGCCTCCGATGGACCGCACTGGAGCTCTCCCGCATCGaaagccaacaacaacaacaacaacaacaacaacaacaacaacaacaacaacaacaacaacaacaacaacaacaacaacaatcatacCCCTCCGACCTCTCCGCATGTCTCCCGCGCGTCCATGCCTCAACCTTCCTCAGCAAGCTCCAGCAACAAATCTCCCCGCTAGTAAAAGCGCACTACTACCTCTCCCGCTCGACCTCACTCCCACTCACCTTCCTCCGCATCTTCGTCACCAACTCCCCCTACCAACATCCGCGCCAGGCCGCCGAACTCCTCACCGACTCCTCGCGCGTCATCTACATCGCATTCCCAGACAGCTGTCCCTACCTATACACCTCCATAGCCTCCACCCCGGGCTCCTCCAAATCCAGCAGCGCATCCGCAACCCCCACCGCCATCGCAACCGACCCCCGCAGCCTGCAACGTCTCGTCCGCGACGCCCTCCCCAAGgccctttctctcccccaccaaCGCTACACTCTCAAACCCACCTCCCTAACAGCCAAAAGTCTCCAAgcgctcctctccctccgcgGCCCCGGCCGTGCCAATCAATCCACCGGCGCATTCAGCATCTTCGCCGATGCTGCCCTCGAAGGAAGTCCCCTGGACCCTCGACCATCCAACACCGTCACCCCAGAAGAGCACATGAACCATCCATCGCACCACAAGGAGAACCAACAGCCCGATGACGCCGACACATCCACCTCTAAACCACCCAAACGACCCAACACCGAATACGAAGACCCACACGTCTCCAAAAAGCGCACCTTAACTGTACAATCCCGCTTCGGTACCTCCGCCTCTCTATCCTCTGCTCCGCTCGACCGTCTCGATGTCCGTCTCCTCGATCCCCCAAATCCCaaatcaacatccacatcaacatcatcagcaccaaccctctccctcacctTCACCGGTGCAGACGTAATCAGCGGATTCCGCAAACTAGCCGAGAATGGCATCATCAATGCAGAAAAAATGCCTTCGTGGATGACAGGCGAAGAAGCAGTGAGTGTAGCCGTTGTTCGTCGGGGTCGGCGGGTCGTGAAGGacagtggatga
- a CDS encoding trafficking protein particle complex subunit 13 (COG:S;~EggNog:ENOG410PNI2;~InterPro:IPR010378;~PFAM:PF06159), whose protein sequence is MVPWLTLSSIAVSTELDPTAPLVPKCARLSRPSLSYQYPLPAADTKISSKASLSYPADNVDDQFILTPNLTLPPAFGSAYVGETFACTLSANNELPDEETSRVVTSVRIVAEMQTPSQVAALDLEPAEDTASKDGVQKGHSLQKIVRFDLKEEGNHILAVSVSYTETLIGSDAQAASGRVRTFRKLYQFVAQPCLSVRTKSSELAPLEVENKSLGPYGKTRLLRFALEAQLENVGDGPVVVKQTRLNPKPPFKAVSLNWDLQGPDQADPRPPTLHPRDVLQVAFLVEQEEGQQEGLETLQKDMKRDGRAVLGQLSIEWRGAMGDKGFLTTGNLMTRRRA, encoded by the exons ATGGTACCTTGGCTGACCTTGTCCAGTATTGCGGTAAGCACCGAACTTGACCCGACGGCTCCGCTTGTTCCTAAATGTGCAAGGCTATCGCGACCTTCCTTATCCTATCAGTACCCCCTCCCGGCAGCAGACACGAAGATCTCAAGCAAAGCATCACTCAGCTATCCCGCCGATAATGTCGACGATCAGTTCATCCTCACCCCCAAT TTAACCCTACCTCCGGCGTTTGGATCTGCGTATGTGGGTGAGACGTTTGCATGCACTCTCAGTGCCAACAATGAGTTGCCAGATGAGGAGACGTCGCGCGTCGTCACATCGGTTCGTATAGTGGCAGAGATGCAAACACCATCGCAGGTAGCGGCATTAGACCTAGAACCGGCCGAAGACACGGCTTCGAAGGACGGGGTACAGAAGGGCCATTCGCTACAGAAAATAGTACGGTTTGATCtcaaggaggaagggaatCACATCCTGGCGGTTAGCGTCAGCTACACGGAGACATTGATTGGGTCGGACGCGCAAGCAGCCAGCGGGCGTGTGAGAACCTTCCGCAAGCTCTATCAGTTCGTGGCACAGCCCTGTTTGAGTGTTCGAACCAAGTCTTCAGAGCTGGCGCCCCTGGAAGTCGAGAACAAGTCACTCGGGCCATATGGCAAGACCCGGCTGCTCCGGTTTGCTCTGGAAGCACAACTAGAGAACGTAGGCGATGGTCCTGTGGTGGTCAAG CAAACGAGGCTCAATCCGAAACCGCCATTCAAGGCCGTATCTCTCAATTGGGATCTACAAGGACCGGATCAAGCGGATCCGCGGCCACCGACTCTACATCCGCGGGATGTCTTGCAGGTTGCATTCCTCGTCGAGCAAGAAGAGGGCCAACAGGAAGGGCTGGAGACCCTGCAGAAGGACATGAAACGCGACGGACGCGCCGTGCTGGGCCAGCTGTCGATTGAGTGGAGAGGCGCGATGGGCGACAAAGGATTCCTAACGACAGGTAATTTGATGACGCGAAGACGGGCATGA
- a CDS encoding RING finger protein (COG:O;~EggNog:ENOG410PNR8;~InterPro:IPR001841,IPR039903,IPR007527,IPR013083;~PFAM:PF13639,PF12861;~go_function: GO:0008270 - zinc ion binding [Evidence IEA];~go_function: GO:0061630 - ubiquitin protein ligase activity [Evidence IEA]) gives MLGVVYSILRKPPLRLFLSCYASFLPLSSSWPRIASGFRMGVTRTTPSRQQHANASTPTDARATRSRAVASTPASSRKRKATEQNVTPSASSKKSRRSATTGSSNDTVEVIDLTGDTPSPARRRARAPASYDEPTPERRARRFRTHPPSTYLDRAARALSQRMFVVGHSVTEVDDAPEISFDIVGTTGNIYKTTIGKVPSCSCPDALKGNQCKHICYVLVKALRAPQHLQYQLAFLSSELREMYNGSPISREQAHAEENRDGNRKPVEGDCPICFMEFEPDKEEIVWCRAACGNNIHKTCFQKWAATQQAQGVRCVYCRSPWQADTGNMKLDELVKGASVDSDGYVNVADQLGLSGIRDCSTYHPYWVHRQSSRYGSRRGRGAWDYANRY, from the exons ATGCTAG GGGTCGTTTACTCCATACTACGGAAGCCGCCACTGCGACTATTCTTGTCGTGCTACgcctcctttctccctttGTCAAGCTCGTGGCCTAGAATAGCTTCTGGGTTCAGAATGGGAGTGACACGTACAACTCCTTCTCGCCAGCAGCATGCGAACGCCTCCACCCCTACGGACGCTCGAGCTACACGCTCAAGAGCTGTGGCAAGCACCCCCGCATCGTCCAGGAAGCGAAAAGCGACTGAACAGAATGTCACACCAAGCGCGTCATCAAAGAAGTCGCGTCGATCCGCTACAACTGGTTCGTCCAATGATACCGTCGAAGTGATCGACTTGACTGGCGACACCCCTAGCCCTGCTAGAAGAAGAGCTCGAGCACCAGCATCATATGACGAGCCGACTCCTGAACGCCGAGCGAGAAGATTCCGTACCCACCCTCCCAGCACATATCTTGATAGAGCTGCGCGTGCACTATCCCAGCG CATGTTCGTTGTCGGACATAGTGTCACGGAAGTCGATGATGCGCCCGAGATATCTTTCGACATCGTCGGTACCACTGGCAACATCTATAAGACAACGATAGGGAAGGTGCCATCTTGCAGCTGCCCAGATGCTCTAAAAGGGAATCAATGCAAACACATCTGCTATG TCCTAGTCAAGGCCCTTAGAGCGCCCCAGCATCTTCAATATCAGTTAGCATTCTTGTCGTCG GAACTCCGAGAAATGTACAACGGCTCTCCCATCAGCCGCGAGCAGGCCCACGCTGAAGAAAACAGGGACGGGAATAGGAAGCCTGTTGAAGGCGACTGCCCGATCTGCTTCATGGAGTTTGAACCcgacaaagaagagatagtATGGTGCCGAGCAGCATGCGGAAACAATATACACAAGACTTGTTTCCAGAAGTGGGCCGCAACTCAGCAAGCTCAAGGAGTGAGATGCGTTTATTG CCGTTCTCCTTGGCAAGCAGATACTGGTAACATGAAACTTGATGAACTGGTCAAAGGAGCCAGTGTAGATTCTGATGGCTACGTCAATGTAGCCGATCAGCTCGGCCTGTCTGGAATTCGCG ATTGTTCAACATATCATCCTTACTGGGTGCACCGGCAATCGTCTCGTTATGGTTCGCGACGTGGTAGAGGTGCGTGGGACTACGCCAACCGATATTAG
- a CDS encoding putative bZIP transcription factor (MetR) (COG:K;~EggNog:ENOG410PQZ4;~InterPro:IPR004827;~PFAM:PF07716;~go_function: GO:0003700 - DNA-binding transcription factor activity [Evidence IEA];~go_process: GO:0006355 - regulation of transcription, DNA-templated [Evidence IEA]) → MSEFNGRRAPNFSQYLDDLNAIPSPYDQALQQQHQDSYNLENELSLFTNAEFFDFDKFADLNLPNFDQLEDNTVKKETAQDTSSDMDFLNLLGEGFGNVNDISSTMNSINTQPLPVQNTQYSAVPSLPNGPLNINPAPSQAASQPSPQSSITSPPSAAATPAPATTAPAAGPKRKNTQKTPAMSVEEAARVAAEEDKRRRNTAASARFRVKKKMREQALEKTVKETTEKNTALEARVTALELENQWLKNLITEKNGQTSEEAKKSESDIAAMFKKFLASQQQKETERSSSESKIGVGTA, encoded by the exons ATGTCCGAGTTCAACGGCCGTCGGGCCCCCAACTTCTCTCAATATCTCGATGATCTGAATGCCATTCCTTCGCCGTACGATCAGGcccttcagcagcaacatcagGATTCATACAACCTCGAAAATGAACTCTCGCTTTTTACCAATGCCGAATTCTTTGATTTCGACAAGTTTGCCGATCTGAATCTGCCCAACTTTGACCAGCTGGAGGACAACACAGTCAAGAAGGAAACCGCGCAAGACACCAGCTCTGACATGGACTTTCTGAATCTTTTGGGAG AAGGCTTCGGCAACGTCAACGATATTTCCTCTACCATGAACTCCATCAACACCCAACCTTTGCCGGTTCAGAACACACAGTACTCTGCCGTTCCGTCCCTGCCCAACGGTCCCCTCAACATCAACCCTGCTCCTAGCCAAGCGGCTTCTCAGCCCTCCCCGCAGTCCTCGATCACATCCCCGCCGTCTGCGGCTGCCACCCCCGCCCCGGCTACCACCGCCCCGGCAGCAGGACCTAAGCGCAAGAACACTCAAAAGACCCCAGCCATGAGCGTAGAGGAGGCCGCGCGCGTtgccgccgaagaagacaagcGTCGCCGGAACACCGCCGCGAGTGCCCGCTTCCgcgtgaagaagaagatgcgtGAGCAAGCTCTCGAGAAGACCGTCAAGGAGACCACCGAGAAGAACACTGCGCTGGAGGCTCGCGTCACGGCCCTGGAGCTGGAAAACCAGTGGCTCAAGAACCTGATCACCGAGAAGAACGGACAAACCTCtgaagaggccaagaagtCGGAGAGCGACATCGCCGCCATGTTCAAGAAGTTCCTGGCTTCTCAACAGCAGAAGGAGACCGAACGGAGTAGTTCTGAGTCCAAGATCGGCGTGGGCACTGCCTAA
- a CDS encoding type I 3-dehydroquinate dehydratase (COG:E;~EggNog:ENOG410PKTF;~InterPro:IPR001381,IPR013785;~PFAM:PF01487;~go_function: GO:0003824 - catalytic activity [Evidence IEA];~go_function: GO:0003855 - 3-dehydroquinate dehydratase activity [Evidence IEA]), whose amino-acid sequence MGMTLLADAATSSLTALKGSTTSSAFSSLTVPPEPARTVVTVYSPGQEAIVQVVADILGKPWTTETSLSTCGPGSNAVVVGFLATEDSIASLQVDDPSSCILVNTHCVDDGSFPDDALTERCHYEFLYSLRSPFFRRDLTRFLSLILGQTRPHEDLKTKNRTNFISTTFPDVHAALPNLDILSVGSDAVEIRVDLLVDPEPPQGAEVSVPSLRYVGQQLMLLRQHTELPIIFTTRCTKENGKFPMDDPMLFYKYLRRAIQWGVEYIDVELWLPEDIRRRLSEVKGNSIIMSAFHDFSGTWKWTSPEAPRIFAESAKYADIVKMIAMVTTIEANYELEYFRSTIKGTYGPYPLLSAVNMGQLGQLSRALNTVFSPITHPLLPMIAAPGQLTAAEINEALHIMGQLPKRDLYAIGSFRSTPQSMFMEKCFNELSLPHTLTSIDRGPTGSIERVITQPSFGGASVHPPIASGTSSIPAISEAAQAIGLVDTIVAMRGSGRPQQPAPPQQQLMGENATWKGIRATLTRDYVPSAYRGRAAIILAGSESEASATIFALRSLGVGAIHTVGFRARGPLAEGLEPFTSIQSVKMVEQPFVMVSALPPEKSLLVQPLLRHYRTSGRTSPPSTRGKVYLDLTRGERTGDPVGVAVRAGWTAYGIEDVDAWTTVETLRLLVGQNVPFDFVRMASGRVF is encoded by the coding sequence ATGGGGATGACACTCTTGGCTGATGCCGCTACTTCATCCCTCACGGCTCTCAAAGGCTCTACCACATCTTCTGCTTTTTCGTCGCTAACCGTGCCCCCGGAGCCTGCACGGACGGTCGTTACAGTCTACAGTCCGGGGCAAGAGGCCATCGTTCAAGTGGTTGCGGATATCCTCGGCAAGCCTTGGACTACCGAAACCTCACTGTCTACGTGTGGCCCAGGCAGCAACGCCGTCGTCGTAGGGTTTCTCGCCACGGAAGATTCAATTGCAAGCTTGCAAGTGGATGACCCGTCGTCCTGTATTCTGGTCAATACGCATTGTGTCGACGATGGATCGTTTCCGGATGACGCACTCACCGAGCGCTGCCATTATGAATTCCTCTACTCTCTGCGCAGTCCTTTCTTTCGCCGCGACCTGACTCGCTTCTTGTCGTTGATTCTGGGCCAGACTCGGCCGCATGAGGACTTGAAAACCAAGAACCGTaccaacttcatctccacgACATTCCCGGATGTGCATGCGGCCCTGCCAAACCTCGACATCCTCTCTGTGGGGTCGGATGCCGTCGAAATCCGCGTGGATCTGCTAGTTGATCCTGAACCACCCCAGGGGGCAGAAGTGTCGGTGCCGAGCCTTCGCTACGTAGGGCAGCAGCTGATGTTACTTCGGCAGCATACGGAGCTGCCCATTATTTTCACCACCCGGTGCACCAAGGAGAATGGCAAATTCCCCATGGACGACCCGATGCTCTTCTACAAGTATCTGCGGCGGGCGATTCAGTGGGGAGTGGAGTACATTGATGTGGAGCTGTGGCTGCCCGAAGACATCCGGAGACGGCTGTCGGAGGTCAAAGggaacagcatcatcatgtctgcgTTCCACGATTTCTCTGGGACGTGGAAGTGGACGTCTCCAGAGGCACCCCGGATCTTTGCGGAGAGCGCCAAGTATGCGGACATTGTCAAGATGATTGCCATGGTGACTACGATTGAGGCCAACTACGAACTGGAGTACTTTCGGTCGACGATCAAGGGGACCTACGGGCCCTACCCACTTCTCTCGGCAGTCAACATGGGCCAACTAGGGCAGCTTTCGCGTGCACTCAATACGGTGTTTTCGCCCATCACGCATCCGCTGCTGCCGATGATTGCCGCGCCCGGCCAGCTGACCGCCGCCGAGATCAACGAGGCCCTCCACATCATGGGACAACTCCCGAAGCGAGATCTGTACGCGATTGGGTCCTTCCGATCCACGCCGCAGTCGATGTTTATGGAGAAATGCTTCAATGAGCTGAGTCTACCGCACACACTGACTTCGATTGACCGGGGTCCCACGGGCTCGATCGAGCGGGTGATCACGCAGCCGAGCTTTGGGGGAGCGTCCGTTCACCCGCCGATCGCCAGTGGGACGAGCAGCATCCCGGCCATCAGCGAAGCAGCGCAGGCGATCGGACTGGTGGATACGATTGTGGCCATGCGGGGCTCTGGGCGGCCACAGCAGCCAGCGCCACCGCAACAGCAGTTGATGGGGGAGAATGCGACGTGGAAGGGAATCCGGGCGACGTTGACACGGGACTATGTGCCGTCGGCGTACCGGGGACGAGCAGCCATCATCTTAGCGGGGAGCGAGAGCGAAGCGTCGGCGACGATCTTTGCATTGCGCAGTCTGGGAGTGGGCGCGATCCACACGGTCGGGTTCCGGGCGCGCGGCCCGCTGGCGGAAGGACTGGAGCCGTTTACGTCGATCCAATCggtgaagatggtggagCAGCCGTTCGTGATGGTGTCGGCGCTGCCACCAGAGAAGTCGCTGCTGGTGCAGCCGTTGCTGCGGCACTACCGGACGAGTGGACGCACATCGCCGCCGTCGACTCGGGGGAAAGTGTACCTGGACTTGACCAGGGGAGAGCGCACGGGAGACCCGGTGGGGGTAGCCGTGCGAGCCGGCTGGACGGCGTATGGGATTGAAGATGTTGATGCATGGACGACGGTGGAGACGCTGCGACTGCTGGTGGGACAGAATGTACCGTTTGATTTTGTACGTATGGCATCGGGACGGGTGTTTTGA
- a CDS encoding dDENN domain protein (COG:T;~EggNog:ENOG410PH23;~InterPro:IPR001194,IPR005113,IPR005112,IPR037516, IPR043153,IPR002219;~PFAM:PF03456,PF03455,PF02141;~TransMembrane:2 (o520-540i561-579o);~go_process: GO:0035556 - intracellular signal transduction [Evidence IEA]): MPFSSSSSSSSPPEASTTPLADYFWIAGVDGTEVLETYRKLGDEYRANNATSPGPAVTDTIEEDADAEEDSHLDSLSRPISMAGNRTSFQRFSMRSVDPEPNENGTHSNRSSMTIKGAPSPRGSSFLEDFDFDKALFKFASERESFLSDLNVSAGAITPSTRPRSRLRTQKIVSEETPQPAGLLRSSIGSVRRHMAFRDMNSMKRQPSIARQASIRTSRRLSNYNSVIPVPQPLEISPTMHPLKRRFEPVLLDRYPTKGMSDELKLRGNFPDYVPMFAFPNDINIVSSDQRPRSTWHGFVMTTDNGSRLHAICLIIWIPLNQRAAEELEKRCEEWRKDNMTDEERELAASLGERLASERAKLSRLLAQLPTVPSGSESREQLEDEISAVEEKITLMTDLLRPVRHGAASKIEGLTDGDTGFWIPRAYGILGREENMTSFWKEWLKAVVVPMTDGSLQRIPPSSPRMGIWQPLERYVMNLCTEAFSPNSSKTQVELAVRELRLFARKEAANELPGSRNTDLYALFRALSLQNIMILFEYALTESRIILLSSHTSMLYLATKAIVDLLFPLQWAGVLIPILPARLIQALEAPCPYIVGIERRYEKVELPSDDFVLVDLDADLIESTVQPTPLPRHQRRKLLSLLQLAAPHHSRCGVPTGPPAYAVETYPFDSFMSENSSIFSSKAQSTQLAKYVSLNSSAFGATSVTPNTQPPLIFNAYLHARYEQAASRGYSSKGLDRPGTGSTHKTGSPPSPRDISPTSGHFPSVSGSRADSGTTLQASLREKRSGHFDAASRRSSSFGMDMRTGVPRRPSAPFLGHAPNLSVTTLNTDYNPGSTYAPSVYAQSTVAASTIVPQASAQPIHNAEGTCWVEGHCLQVQPWDDKATCAICDDQAEENMYKCTACKTVVHNRCALQICLVCPAAFHPEQVRAAFVRCFASLFYTYKKFLQPATGDKKKAGLTYNFNMEAFMKSLPGEHAEYIAVLQQTQGFNEFISERERANPKSRDPRMTLFDEIILSKRNRGRSSIFSGRSMTDFLSDTSNHLWRTASATSFGGGSRSQNTMSGDYSRLVSRAPAKLDNSLMKEPRMIHGAPRVSKTANTARRKPLPKLMNGLAISPP; the protein is encoded by the exons ATgcctttttcctcctcctcttcctcctcttccccgccCGAAGCGTCCACCACCCCGCTCGCCGACTACTTCTGGATTGCCGGTGTCGATGGAACAGAGGTCTTGGAAACCTATCGCAAATTAGGGGATGAGTACCGTGCCAACAATGCCACTTCACCGGGCCCCGCCGTTACAGATAccatcgaggaagatgccgaTGCCGAGGAGGATTCCCACCTGGACAGTCTCTCCCGTCCCATCTCCATGGCGGGAAACCGTACCTCTTTCCAGCGCTTCTCCATGCGCTCGGTCGATCCCGAACCCAACGAGAATGGCACCCACAGCAACCGCAGCAGTATGACAATCAAGGGTGCCCCTTCTCCCCGGGGCTCCTCCTTTCTCGAAGACTTCGACTTTGATAAAGCGCTGTTCAAGTTCGCGTCGGAGAGGGAGTCGTTTCTGTCGGATCTCAATGTCAGCGCGGGCGCAATCACCCCCTCGACTCGTCCCAGATCCAGATTACGCACTCAGAAGATCGTCTCCGAGGAGACCCCACAGCCTGCGGGCCTGCTCCGGTCTAGCATAGGTAGTGTGCGGCGACACATGGCATTCCGCGATATGAACAGTATGAAGAGGCAACCGTCGATTGCTCGTCAAG CATCTATCCGTACCTCACGACGTCTGAGTAACTACAACTCCGTGATACCTGTCCCGCAACCGCTCGAAATCTCCCCCACCATGCACCCCCTAAAGCGGAGGTTCGAGCCCGTCCTGCTCGACCGGTATCCGACAAAAGGCATGTCCGACGAACTGAAGCTGCGAGGAAATTTCCCGGACTATGTCCCCATGTTTGCTTTTCCGAACGACATCAACATAGTCTCGTCGGACCAAAGGCCGCGATCCACTTGGCACGGCTTCGTTATGACTACTGATAACGGCTCACGCTTGCACGCCATCTGTCTCATCATCTGGATCCCACTCAACCAGCGAGCGGCCGAAGAACTTGAGAAGCGTTGCGAGGAGTGGCGGAAAGACAATATGACcgatgaagagagggagtTGGCGGCAAGTCTGGGTGAGAGGCTGGCAAGTGAGCGAGCTAAACTCTCTAGGCTTCTCGCTCAGTTACCCACCGTTCCTTCAGGGTCAGAGTCGCGAGAGCAGTTGGAAGATGAGATCAGTGCCgtagaagagaagatcacCTTGATGACTGATCTCTTGCGGCCAGTCCGTCACGGTGCAGCATCCAAGATCGAGGGTTTGACAGATGGGGATACTGGATTCTGGATTCCCCGCGCCTACGGTATCCTGGGACGAGAGGAAAACATGACCAGCTTTTGGAAGGAATGGCTGaaggctgttgttgttccaATGACGGACGGCAGCCTCCAGCGGATTCCCCCAAGCTCCCCGCGCATGGGCATCTGGCAACCCCTGGAGCGATATGTGATGAACCTGTGTACTGAGGCATTCAGTCCCAACTCGTCCAAGACACAGGTGGAGCTTGCGGTGCGTGAGTTGCGTCTTTTTGCTCGCAAGGAGGCTGCCAATGAGCTGCCGGGCTCTCGGAACACCGACCTGTATGCGCTCTTCCGGGCCCTGTCGTTACAGAACATCATGATCTTGTTCGAGTACGCTCTCACGGAGTCGCGCATTATCCTCTTGTCATCCCACACATCGATGCTGTACCTGGCGACTAAGGCCATCGTTGACCTGTTGTTCCCACTGCAGTGGGCCGGTGTGCTTATTCCCATCCTGCCCGCACGACTCATCCAGGCTCTGGAAGCCCCTTGTCCCTACATTGTAGGTATTGAGCGTCGTTATGAGAAGGTCGAGCTTCCGTCAGATGACTTTGTGTTGGTCGACCTGGATGCCGACCTTATCGAAAGCACTGTTCAACCAACCCCTCTCCCTCGTCATCAGCGCAGAAAGCTACTTTCCTTGCTCCAGCTGGCTGCTCCTCATCACAGTCGGTGCGGAGTACCCACTGGGCCACCGGCATATGCCGTGGAAACATACCCCTTCGATTCATTCATGTCGGAGAATTCCTCTATTTTCTCGTCCAAGGCTCAGTCTACCCAGTTGGCGAAGTACGTCAGTCTCAACTCGAGCGCTTTCGGAGCCACTTCTGTAACCCCAAATACCCAGCCCCCACTCATCTTCAACGCCTACCTGCATGCTCGCTATGAGCAGGCTGCTTCAAGGGGGTATTCGTCCAAGGGCCTAGACCGACCGGGAACTGGCTCCACGCATAAGACCGGCTCCCCGCCGTCTCCCAGAGACATCTCGCCCACGTCCGGCCATTTCCCGTCGGTCTCCGGCTCCCGTGCTGATTCCGGTACGACATTGCAGGCATCGCTGCGCGAGAAACGTTCCGGCCACTTTGATGCAGCATCTCGGCGTAGCTCCTCATTCGGGATGGACATGCGTACCGGTGTTCCGCGCCGGCCCAGTGCTCCCTTCCTCGGCCACGCACCCAATCTGTCTGTAACTACGTTGAACACCGACTATAACCCGGGTTCCACCTACGCACCTTCGGTGTATGCACAGTCCACAGTCGCTGCGTCGACGATAGTGCCCCAGGCCTCCGCGCAGCCCATTCACAACGCAGAGGGTACCTGCTGGGTGGAGGGACATTGCTTGCAAGTGCAGCCGTGGGACGACAAGGCCACCTGTGCAATTTGCGATGACCAGGCAGAAGAAAACATGTACAAGTGTACCGCCTGTAAGACAGTGGTGCACAACCGGTGCGCCCTCCAGATATGTCTTGTGTGTCCGGCCGCCTTCCACCCCGAGCAAGTTCGCGCTGCGTTTGTCCGATGCTTTGCCAGCCTGTTCTACACATACAAGAAGTTCCTTCAGCCCGCCACTGGTgacaaaaagaaagctggGTTGACATACAACTTCAACATGGAAGCCTTCATGAAGAGCTTGCCCGGGGAGCATGCGGAATATATTGCTGTCCTGCAACAGACACAAG GCTTTAACGAGTTCATCAGCGAACGGGAGAGAGCGAATCCCAAGTCGCGAGACCCTCGGATGACCCTATTTGATGAGATCATTCTGTCCAAGCGCAATCGGGGCCGATCCTCTATTTTCTCCGGTCGTAGTATGACCGATTTCCTATCTGACACGTCAAACCACCTCTGGAGAACCGCGAGCGCCACATCCTTTGGAGGGGGTAGTAGGAGCCAGAACACCATGTCCGGGGACTATAGCCGGCTAGTCTCACGAG CACCGGCGAAGCTCGATAACAGTCTGATGAAGGAACCCCGCATGATCCATGGGGCGCCTCGGGTCTCGAAGACGGCAAATACTGCACGCAGAAAGCCGCTTCCCAAGCTCATGAATGGGCTTGCCATATCACCCCCTTAA